GCGCCGAGGCCGTGGATCGCTACATCCGGGAACTGGACGGCCTGGTCCTGATCGGCGGCAAAGACATTCCGCCTTCGATGTACAGTCAGCAGCCGCATGAGACGACTGAAATCCTGCCCGAACGACGGACTCGGTTCGACAGCATGCTGATCGCCCGCTGGATGGCCAGCGGAAAGCCGGTCCTGGGAGTCTGCCTAGGCATGCAGTTCACCAACGTCGTCATGGGCGGCAGCATGATCCAGGACATCCCCTCGCTGGTTGGCACCGACGTGAACCACAAGAAGGTCTATCACCGCGTAACGATCACGCCCGACAGCACGCTGGCCGAACTCCTCGGCGCCGAGACCGCGATGGTCTACTCCTCGCACCATCAGGCGGTGGACCGCATCGGCGAAGGGCTCAGGCCGGTGGCCCATGCCGACGACGGCATCGTCGAGGCCCTCGAACGAATCGACGGCGGCCCCGGCTTGTTTGTTCAATGGCACCCTGAGGCCATGAGCGACAAA
Above is a window of Anaerobaca lacustris DNA encoding:
- a CDS encoding gamma-glutamyl-gamma-aminobutyrate hydrolase family protein produces the protein MKKVAVTLLLVLWVCTPGCRNHLAYVSEKPLIGITTVYDEKRHVNEVGLAYVEAVLRTGGIPLVLPTIDSAEAVDRYIRELDGLVLIGGKDIPPSMYSQQPHETTEILPERRTRFDSMLIARWMASGKPVLGVCLGMQFTNVVMGGSMIQDIPSLVGTDVNHKKVYHRVTITPDSTLAELLGAETAMVYSSHHQAVDRIGEGLRPVAHADDGIVEALERIDGGPGLFVQWHPEAMSDKDPGHTNAIYGYLIHLARTP